The following DNA comes from Streptomyces pristinaespiralis.
GCCCAGCTTCTGCAGGATCAGTTCCTTGACCCTGGCCGCGTCCGCCTGGCCGCGGGTGGTCTTCATGACCGCGCCCACGAGCGCTCCCGCCGCCGCGACCTTGCCGCCGCGGATCTTGTCCGCGATCGCCGCGTTGGCCGCGATGGCCTCGTCGACGGCCGCGCCGAGCGCGCCCTCGTCCGAGACGACCTTCAGACCGCGCTTGTCCACGACGGTGTCCGGGTCGCCCTCGCCCGCGAGCACGCCCTCGATCACCTGGCGGGCCAGCTTGTCGTTGAGCGAGCCCTCCTTGACCAGCGCGGTCACCCGGGCGACCTGCGCCGGGGTGATCGCGAGCTCGTCCAGGGCCTTGCCCGACTCGTTGGCGCTGCGGGCCAGTTCGCCCATCCACCACTTGCGCGCCTGGTCGGCCGGAGCGCCCGCCTCGATCGTGGCGACGATCAGGTCGACCGCGCCGGCGTTGAGGATCGACTGCATGTCGTGCTCGGAGACGCCCCACTCCTCGCGGAGCCGGTTGCGCCGAAGACGCGGCAGCTCCGGCAGGGTGGCGCGCAGCTCCTCGACCCACTCGCGCGACGGCGCGACCGGGACCAGGTCGGGCTCGGGGAAGTAGCGGTAGTCCTCCGCCTCCTCCTTGATCCGTCCGGACGTCGTCGAGCCGTCGTCCTCGTGGAAGTGCCGCGTCTCCTGCACGATGGTGCCGCCGGACGAGAGCACCGCGGCGTGCCGCTGGATCTCGAACCTGGCCGCCCGCTCGACGCTGCGCAGCGAGTTGACGTTCTTCGTCTCGGAGCGGGTGCCGAACTTCTCGGTGCCGTTCGGGCGCAGCGACAGGTTCACGTCGCAGCGCATCTGGCCCATCTCCATGCGCGCCTCGGACACGCCGAGGGCCCTGATGAGCTCGCGCAGCTCGGCGACGTACGCCTTGGCGACCTCCGGTGCCCGTGCGCCCGCGCCTTCGATCGGCTTGGTGACGATCTCGATCAGCGGGATGCCGGCCCGGTTGTAGTCGAGCAGGGAGTGGGACGCGCCGTGGATACGGCCGGTGGCGCCGCCGACGTGGGTCGACTTGCCGGTGTCCTCCTCCATGTGGGCGCGCTCGATCTCCACGCGGAAGACCTCGCCGTCCTCGAGCTGGACGTCCAGGTAGCCGTTGAAGGCGATCGGCTCGTCGTACTGCGAGGTCTGGAAGTTCTTCGGCATGTCCGGATAGAAGTAGTTCTTCCGGGCGAAGCGGCACCATTCGGCGATGTCGCAGTGCAGCGCGAGGCCGATCTTGACGGCCGACTCGACGGCGACCGCGTTGACGACCGGCAGCGAGCCGGGCATGCCGAGGCAGGTGGGACAGGTCTGCGAGTTGGGCTCGGCGCCCAGCTCCGTGGAGCACCCGCAGAACATCTTGGTCTTGGTGCCGAGCTCGACATGGACCTCGAGGCCCATGACGGGGTCGTAGGACGCGAGGGCGTCCTCGTACGACACCGGTTCAGTGACGGTCACGATGAAACTTTCCCTCTCAGCCCAGCAGAACGTCGTCGTCGCCGAGCCGCTTCAGCTCGCGGTAGAGGATGGCCAGGCCGGTGACGATGGCGGCGGCGGACACCGCGGCGTCGATCAGCCGCAGCACGTCGCCGTCCTGGCGGGCCAGCTTGGCCTGCTTGGCGACGCTGATCGCGCCGAACGCGGTGCTGCCGAGCGACACGTACAGCCCGGTCCTGGACTTCTTGAAGTTCTTGGCCTTCTTTGCCATGGCACTCATAGCGACGGAGCCTCCTCGAGCAGCGGGTGACCCCAGCGTTCCACGAACGCGGCCTCGACGGCCGCACCGACCTTGTACAGACGGTCGTCCTTCATGGCCGGGGCGATGATCTGCAGGCCGACGGGCAGGCCGTCCTCCGGTGCGAGACCGCAGGGCAGCGACATGGCCGCGTTGCCGGCCAGGTTGGTCGGGATGGTGCACAGGTCCGCGAGGTACATCGCCATCGGGTCGTCGGCGCGCTCGCCGATCGGGAAGGCGGTGGTCGGCGTCGTCGGGGAGACGATCACGTCGACCTGCTCGAACGCCTTCTCGAAGTCCCGGGTGATGAGGGTGCGGACCTTCTGCGCGGAGCCGTAGTACGCGTCGTAGTAGCCGGAGCTGAGCGCGTACGTGCCGAGCATGATGCGGCGCTTGACCTCGTCTCCGAAGCCGGCCTCGCGGGTCAGCGCGGTGACGTCCTCCGCGGACTTCGTGCCGTCGTCGCCGACCCGCAGGCCGTAGCGCATGGCATCGAAGCGGGCGAGGTTCGAGGAGCACTCGGACGGCGCGATCAGGTAGTACGCGGAAAGCGCCAGGTCGAAGGACGGGCAGTCCAGCTCGACGATCTCGGCGCCGAGCTCCTTCAGCAGCTCCACCGACTCGTCGAAGCGCTGCACGACGCCGGCCTGGTAGCCCTCGCCGCGGAACTGCTTGACGACGCCGACGCGCATCCCGGCCACGGAGCCGTTGCGGGCCGCCTCGACGACCGGCGGGACCGGCGCGTCGATGGACGTCGAGTCGAGCGGGTCGTGCCCGGCGATGACCTCGTGGAGCAACGCGGCGTCGAGGACGGTACGGGCGCACGGCCCGCCCTGGTCGAGGCTGCTGCTGAACGCGACCATGCCGTACCGCGACACTCCGCCGTACGTGGGCTTGACGCCGACCGTCGCCGTCACGGCGGCGGGCTGACGGATCGAGCCGCCGGTGTCCGTGCCGATGGCGAGCGGCGCCTCGTAGGCGGCGAGCGCGGCGCTGGAGCCACCGCCGGAGCCGCCGGGGATACGGGTGAGGTCCCACGGGTTGCCCGTCGGGCCGTACGCGCTGTTCTCGGTGGAGGACCCCATGGCGAACTCGTCCATGTTGGTCTTGCCGAGGATGACGACGTCGGCCGCCTTGAGGCGCCGGGTGACCGTCGCGTCGTACGGCGGGATCCAGCCCTCGAGGATCTTGGAGCCGACCGTGGTGGGGATGCCCTCGGTGGTGAAGATGTCCTTCAGCGCGAGCGGCACACCGGCGAGAGGACCGAGCTTCTCGCCCTTGGCGCGCTTCTCGTCGACGGCGCGGGCCTGCGCGAGGGCGCCCTCGCGGTCGACGTGGAGGAAGGCGTGCACCTTCTCGTCGACGGCCTCGATACGGGCCAGGTGTGCCTGCGTCACCTCGACGGCCGTGAGCTCGCCGGCGGCGATCTTCGTGGCGATCTCGGCGGCGGTGAGCTTGATGATGCTGTCCGACATGGTGATTAGTCCTCCCCCAGGATCTGCGGCACCTTGAAACGCTGCTGCTCCTGGGCCGGGGCGCCGGAGAGCGCCTGCTCGGGGGTGAGCGACGGACGGACCTCGTCCGCGCGCATGACATTGGTCAGCGGCAGCGGGTGGGAGGTCGGCGGTACGTCTTGGTCGGCGACCTCGGAGACGCGGGCGACCGCGCCGATGATGTCGTCGAGCTGTCCGGCGAAGTGCTCGAGCTCTTCGCCGGACAGCTCCAGACGCGCCAGCCGTGCGAGGTGGGCGACCTCCTCGCGCGTGATGCCAGGCATGCAGCGATCCTCAGGGGTGAGTGTGATGGTTTTGCCCAATCCTATGGGGCGAGCGCCCGTGACCGTGAAACGGATTGCTCGGCCCCCGCCCCGCCGCTCCCCCGGACCGGGCCGCGCCCCGGTCCGGCGCGGGGTGACGCACACCCCGTGACCGCTGCGCGGGCGGCTCCGCGCCCGCGCCGCGTACGGGGCGCCGAGCGCGTCACCGCCGCCATCCCAGCAGGGGTTACGTCACCGCACGGCCCGAGGTACGGTCCGCCCGTGGCTGGGGCGGGGGGATCTCGCCGGCCGCCGGGAGGGCCGGGCGGTGCCAGCCGTGCACTCCCCGGGCCAGCAGCCAGGCCGTGGCCTCCTGCGGCGGCATCGCCGCGGCGACCAGCCAGCCCTGCACCGCGTCGCAGCGCAGGTCCCTCAGCCGCTCCCAGGTCTCGTCGTCCTCGACGCCCTCCGCGACCACCAGCAGGCCGAGCGAGTGGGCGAGGTCCACGGTGCAGCGGACGATCTCCGCGTCCTCCGCGTCGACCGCGAGCCTGGCCACGAAGGAACGGTCGATCTTCAGCTCGCTGACGGGCAGCCGGCGCAGGTGGACCAGCGACGAGTAGCCGGTGCCGAAGTCGTCCAGCGACATCTTCACACCGTGGTCGGCGAGCCCGGCCAGGGTGTCCGCGGCCCGCTGCGGGTCCTCCAGCAGCACGTGCTCCGTTATCTCCAGCTGGAGCGCGCCCGCGGGCACGCCGTGCCGGGCGAGCCTGGCGGCCACGGCACCGGCGAAGCCGGGTGTGTGGACGTCTCGGGGGGAGACGTTGACGGCGACCGGGACCTCGAGCCCCTGCGCGCGCCATCTGGCGACCTGGGCGAGCGCCGTCTCGAGGACGTACTCGGTCAGGTGCGGCATCAGGCCGGAGGACTCCGCGATGGCGATGAACTCGTCCGGGGGGACCCGCCCGCGCTCGGGGTGGACCCAGCGGACCAGGGCCTCGAGACCGGCGACGTGCCCGTCGAAGCGGACCTTGGGCTGGTAGTGGAGTTCGACGTCTCCGGCGTCCAGCGCGCGGCGCAGGTCGCCGAGGAGACCGAGCCGGTCGGGGGTGTTGCTGTCGCGCTTGGACTCGTACACCTCGACGCCCGTGCGGTCGCGCTTGGCCTGGTACATCGCCACGTCCGCGCGGCGCAGCAGCCCTTCGGCGTCCAGCGCGTGGTCGGGGAAGACGGCGAGTCCGGCGCTGGCCTCCAGGACGAGGGTCAGCCCGTCGAGGTCGAGCGGGGAGGACAGTTCGGCGACGAGGTGCCTGGCGATCCGCTGGGCGGAGGTCGTGGAGTCGGCGGTGGGCAGCAGCACCGCGAACTCGTCGCCGCCGAGTCGTGCGGCCTCCGCGCCCCGCGGCAGGGCGAGCCGGAGCCGGTCGGCGATCTGCAGCAGGAGCCGGTCCCCCGCGAGGTGACCGAGTGTGTCGTTGACCGACCGGAAGCGGTCGAGGTCGATCAGGACGAGCGCGGCGCGCGCGCCGCTGCTCTCCGCGTCCTCCAGTGCGGACCAGGTGCGCTCCAGCAGCCACTGACGGTTGGGCAGTCCCGTGAGCGGGTCCCGCAGCTGCTCCTCGGCCCTGGCCCTGGCGATCCACAGCGTGTAGTCCAGCGCGATCAGCGGCACCGCGAACAGGGGCAGCAGCAGCGGCATCGCGACGGCGACGACGCAGATCAGCGGAGCTATGCCGACGAGCGCGACGGCGACGAGGCCCTGCCGCAGCAGGGCCGTGCGTGCGACGGTCGGCAGACCGCCGGCCTGCGGTGCCAGCACGTACCAGAGCAGCAGCCGGGTGGCGCCCAGATACGCGGTCGCGGCGAGGATCACCTCGGGCGCGGCCGCGGGCTCCCAGCTGAGCGGGTCCCAGGGCCGCTCGACGGTGGGCACGACGTCGAAGAGCGCGAGCGCGAGCGCCGCCGCTCCGATACCGAGGACGTCGACGGCGCCGTGCAGCACGCCCTGCCGCCAGCGGTTGCGGCAGGCGGCGCCGACGAGGGCCACCACGGCCAGGGAGACCAGACCCGCCGCCACCCAGCCGAACAGGAGCAGGGTGGCCAGCGTCAGCGCGGCCCCCGATCCGGCGCCGCCCCACCAGCGGTCGCGGCCGAGGGCGACAAGATGTCCGACGATGATCCCGGTGAGCACGGCGAGCGACCAGCCGACGGTGCCGGCGGGGAAGAGCGCGCGCTCCTCCTGGAGATTCCGTACGACTCCGATGCCCAGCACGAGCGCGGCAGTTGCCACGACGGCCGCGGGCAGGCCGGGTTTCCTGCCCACCAGGGCCGCGAGTGCACGCGGCCGTGAGACCGGGGCGGCGCTCTCGGTCGGTTTCATTCCCGTCCCTCTCACAGCCGGCGGTGCCTCGCGATGGCTCCCGTTGTCATGCCACCACGACTGAATCCCACCACGCAGCCGTGCACGACAGGCGCACATTTCAACAGTAGGCGCGGGAGACCCGCACGGGCAGCGCTCTACAGCTCTTGCCCGAATGCGACCCGGCCACCCTTATCCATCTGGTATGCGCTGAACGGGTGACCTGTAGTGGGCGTTCGACCGGCGCTCCGAGCGTCCGGATCCTGCCCCTCGTGCCGCAGCGATGCGCCTCGCGCGCCCCCGTCGAGCGCCCGTCCGAGCCCCTTTTGTCACGCCTCCTCGGTCACAGCAGCCTCACGAGCCGCCTCCGGTCCCTCTTCGAGGAGGACCGCGAAGCCCGACTCGTCCAGAACCGGCACCTTCAACTGCACTGCCTTGTCGTACTTGGAACCGGGATTGTCACCGACCACCACGAAGCTCGTCTTCTTCGATACGGAACCGGCCACTTTCGCTCCGAGGCTCTGGAGCGCTTCTTTTGCGCCATCCCTGGTGTGGTTCTCCAGCGTTCCGGTGACGACGACCGTCAGCCCTTCGAGCGGACGCGGCCCCGCGTCCTCCCCCGAGCCGTGCTCCTCCGTCCGCACGCCCGCCGCACGCCACTTGCGCAGGATCTCGCGGTGCCAGTCCTCCTCGAACCACTGCTTGAGCGCGGCGGCGATGGTGGGGCCCACACCGTCGACCGCCGCGAGCTCCTCCTCCGTCGCCTGCTCGATACGGTCGATGGAGCGGAACTCACGGGCGAGCGCCTCGGCGGCGACCGGGCCCACATGACGGATCGACAGTCCCGTGATGATGCGGGCCAGCGGGCGCTCCTTGGCCGCCGCGATGTTCTCCAGCATCGCCACGGCGTTCCTGCGCGGCTCGCCCTTCTGGTTGGCGAACACCGTCGCGATCTTGTCCTCGCCGGTCTTCGGGTCGCGCTTGGGGAGGCCGCTGTCCTGGTCGAGGACGTACGCCTTGATGGGCAGCAGCTGCTCCATGGTGAGGTCGAACAGGTCGCCCTCGTCGACGAGCGGCGGCTCCGCGGGCTCGAGCGGCTGGGTGAGAGCCGCGGCCGCGACGTAACCGAAATGCTCGATGTCGAGTGCCTTGCGCCCCGCCAGGTAGAAGAGTCGCTCCCGCAACTGGGCGGGGCACGAGCGGGCGTTGGGGCACCGCAGGTCGACGTCGCCCTCCTTCATGGGCCGCAGCGCGGTGCCGCACTCGGGGCACTCGGCCGGCATCACGAACTCCCGCTCGCTGCCGTCCCGCAGGTCCACCACCGGGCCGAGGATCTCGGGGATGACGTCACCGGCCTTGCGCAGCACCACCGTGTCACCGATGAGGACGCCCTTGGCCTTGACCACGTCCTGGTTGTGCAGGGTCGCGAACTCGACCTCGGAGCCCGCCACCGTGACCGGCTCGACCTGGGCGTACGGGGTGACACGGCCGGTGCGGCCGACACCGACGCGGATGTTGACCAGCTTGGTGTTGACCTCCTCCGGCGCGTACTTCCAGGCGATCGCCCAGCGCGGCGCACGCGCGGTCGACCCGAGACGGCCCTGCAGCGGGATCTCGTCGAGCTTGACCACGACCCCGTCGATCTCGTGCTCCACGGAGTGGCGGTGCTCACCGAAGTAGGCGATGAACTCCCGCACCTCCTCCAGCGAGCCGACCACCTTGTTGTGCCGGGCGGTGGGCAGACCCCACTCGCGGAGCAGGTCGTACGCCTGGGAGAGCCGGTCGATCGTCAGGCCCTCGCGAGCGCCGATGCCGTGCACCACCATGCGCAGCGGCAGCGTGGCGGTGACCTTGGGGTCCTTCTGGCGCAGCGAACCGGAGGCGGAGTTGCGCGGGTTGGCGTAGGGCTGCTCGCCGGCGGCCACACGGCGGGCGTTGAGCTCCTGGAACTGCTCCATGGGGAAGTAGACCTCGCCGCGGATCTCCACGAGGCGGGGAATACGGTCGCCCCCCAGCCGGTCCGGGATACCGGCGATGGTGCGGGCGTTCGGAGTGATGTCCTCGCCCACGCGCCCGTCGCCGCGGGTCGCCGCGCGGGTCAGCCGGCCCTTCTCGTAGGTCAGGTTGACCGCGAGGCCGTCGACCTTCAGCTCGCACAGGAAGTGGTAGCCGGGGGCGCCGACGTCGCGGGCGACGCGCTCGGCCCAGGCGGCGAGCTCCGCGTCGTCGAAGGCGTTGTCCAGGGAGAGCATCCGCTCGCGGTGCTCGACCTTGGTCAGCTCGGTCTCGTAGTCCCCGGCGACCTTCTGGGTCGGCGAGTCGGGCGTGCGCAGCTCCGGGTACCGCTCCTCGAGCCCTTCGAGCTCCCGGAGGAGCTTGTCGAACTCCGCGTCGCTGATGACGGGGCTGTCCTTCACGTAGTACCGGAAGCGGTGCTCCTCGATCTGCTCGGCCAGGAGCGCGTGCTCCTCCCGGGCCTGGGCGGGCAGGTTCGTCTGCTGTTCGCCGGCCACCGTTTCGTCCTCCCGTTGTCCGTGCACCCGTTACTCAGGGTTGTCCGCGAGGGATCTCGCGGCGCGGACGCAGTGGGCGAGCGCCGCCCGGGCGTACGCGGGCGAGGCGCCCGCGAGCCCGCACGTCGGAGTGATCACGATCGACTCGGCGAGAGTCCCCGGATTCAGCCCCAGCCTGCGCCACAGCGTCCGTACACCCTTGACGATATCGGCGCCCACCGACAATCCGTCCGACGCGGCGTCGGTGGAGGGGACGACGCCCGCGAAGAGCTTCGTGCCGGCCTCCACAGCCTCACCGATGGACTCCTCGTCACGTTCCGTGAGCAGACCGAAATCGAACGAGATCCCCTGGACGCCGGCGCGGCGCAGCAGCGCGAACGGCACGTCCGGCGCGCAGGAGTGCACGACCACCGGCCCGTCCGTGGCGGCCATGACGTCGCGCAGCGTGCTCTCGACGACCTGCCGGTCGACGGCACGGTACGTGCGGTACCCGCTGGCCGTCCTGACCTGCCCGCGCAGCACCGCAGTGAGGGACGGCTCGTCGAGCTGGAGCACCACACGGGCGCCGGGAACACGGCGGCGCACCTCGGCGAGGTGATCACGCAGCCCCTCGGCGAGGGACGCGGCGAGGTCCCGGCAGGCGCCGGGGTCGCCGAGCGCCGCCTCGCCGCCGCGCCGCTCGAGGGCGGCGGCGAGCGTCCACGGGCCGACGGCCTGCACCTTCAGCGGGCCCTCGTAGCCCTGGGTGAACTCCTCCAGCGCG
Coding sequences within:
- the gatB gene encoding Asp-tRNA(Asn)/Glu-tRNA(Gln) amidotransferase subunit GatB; amino-acid sequence: MTVTEPVSYEDALASYDPVMGLEVHVELGTKTKMFCGCSTELGAEPNSQTCPTCLGMPGSLPVVNAVAVESAVKIGLALHCDIAEWCRFARKNYFYPDMPKNFQTSQYDEPIAFNGYLDVQLEDGEVFRVEIERAHMEEDTGKSTHVGGATGRIHGASHSLLDYNRAGIPLIEIVTKPIEGAGARAPEVAKAYVAELRELIRALGVSEARMEMGQMRCDVNLSLRPNGTEKFGTRSETKNVNSLRSVERAARFEIQRHAAVLSSGGTIVQETRHFHEDDGSTTSGRIKEEAEDYRYFPEPDLVPVAPSREWVEELRATLPELPRLRRNRLREEWGVSEHDMQSILNAGAVDLIVATIEAGAPADQARKWWMGELARSANESGKALDELAITPAQVARVTALVKEGSLNDKLARQVIEGVLAGEGDPDTVVDKRGLKVVSDEGALGAAVDEAIAANAAIADKIRGGKVAAAGALVGAVMKTTRGQADAARVKELILQKLGVTEG
- the ligA gene encoding NAD-dependent DNA ligase LigA yields the protein MAGEQQTNLPAQAREEHALLAEQIEEHRFRYYVKDSPVISDAEFDKLLRELEGLEERYPELRTPDSPTQKVAGDYETELTKVEHRERMLSLDNAFDDAELAAWAERVARDVGAPGYHFLCELKVDGLAVNLTYEKGRLTRAATRGDGRVGEDITPNARTIAGIPDRLGGDRIPRLVEIRGEVYFPMEQFQELNARRVAAGEQPYANPRNSASGSLRQKDPKVTATLPLRMVVHGIGAREGLTIDRLSQAYDLLREWGLPTARHNKVVGSLEEVREFIAYFGEHRHSVEHEIDGVVVKLDEIPLQGRLGSTARAPRWAIAWKYAPEEVNTKLVNIRVGVGRTGRVTPYAQVEPVTVAGSEVEFATLHNQDVVKAKGVLIGDTVVLRKAGDVIPEILGPVVDLRDGSEREFVMPAECPECGTALRPMKEGDVDLRCPNARSCPAQLRERLFYLAGRKALDIEHFGYVAAAALTQPLEPAEPPLVDEGDLFDLTMEQLLPIKAYVLDQDSGLPKRDPKTGEDKIATVFANQKGEPRRNAVAMLENIAAAKERPLARIITGLSIRHVGPVAAEALAREFRSIDRIEQATEEELAAVDGVGPTIAAALKQWFEEDWHREILRKWRAAGVRTEEHGSGEDAGPRPLEGLTVVVTGTLENHTRDGAKEALQSLGAKVAGSVSKKTSFVVVGDNPGSKYDKAVQLKVPVLDESGFAVLLEEGPEAAREAAVTEEA
- a CDS encoding putative bifunctional diguanylate cyclase/phosphodiesterase; this translates as MKPTESAAPVSRPRALAALVGRKPGLPAAVVATAALVLGIGVVRNLQEERALFPAGTVGWSLAVLTGIIVGHLVALGRDRWWGGAGSGAALTLATLLLFGWVAAGLVSLAVVALVGAACRNRWRQGVLHGAVDVLGIGAAALALALFDVVPTVERPWDPLSWEPAAAPEVILAATAYLGATRLLLWYVLAPQAGGLPTVARTALLRQGLVAVALVGIAPLICVVAVAMPLLLPLFAVPLIALDYTLWIARARAEEQLRDPLTGLPNRQWLLERTWSALEDAESSGARAALVLIDLDRFRSVNDTLGHLAGDRLLLQIADRLRLALPRGAEAARLGGDEFAVLLPTADSTTSAQRIARHLVAELSSPLDLDGLTLVLEASAGLAVFPDHALDAEGLLRRADVAMYQAKRDRTGVEVYESKRDSNTPDRLGLLGDLRRALDAGDVELHYQPKVRFDGHVAGLEALVRWVHPERGRVPPDEFIAIAESSGLMPHLTEYVLETALAQVARWRAQGLEVPVAVNVSPRDVHTPGFAGAVAARLARHGVPAGALQLEITEHVLLEDPQRAADTLAGLADHGVKMSLDDFGTGYSSLVHLRRLPVSELKIDRSFVARLAVDAEDAEIVRCTVDLAHSLGLLVVAEGVEDDETWERLRDLRCDAVQGWLVAAAMPPQEATAWLLARGVHGWHRPALPAAGEIPPPQPRADRTSGRAVT
- a CDS encoding methionine synthase, with the translated sequence MSEKNEFRWGPATGVGSLPGGDAREAARTVTGSFEEFAHLAELPARGPGADMIGRTVGLLVEMYAHVEPSGWRISDRPGRDTRRARSWMGEDLDALEEFTQGYEGPLKVQAVGPWTLAAALERRGGEAALGDPGACRDLAASLAEGLRDHLAEVRRRVPGARVVLQLDEPSLTAVLRGQVRTASGYRTYRAVDRQVVESTLRDVMAATDGPVVVHSCAPDVPFALLRRAGVQGISFDFGLLTERDEESIGEAVEAGTKLFAGVVPSTDAASDGLSVGADIVKGVRTLWRRLGLNPGTLAESIVITPTCGLAGASPAYARAALAHCVRAARSLADNPE
- the gatC gene encoding Asp-tRNA(Asn)/Glu-tRNA(Gln) amidotransferase subunit GatC, encoding MPGITREEVAHLARLARLELSGEELEHFAGQLDDIIGAVARVSEVADQDVPPTSHPLPLTNVMRADEVRPSLTPEQALSGAPAQEQQRFKVPQILGED
- the gatA gene encoding Asp-tRNA(Asn)/Glu-tRNA(Gln) amidotransferase subunit GatA, translated to MSDSIIKLTAAEIATKIAAGELTAVEVTQAHLARIEAVDEKVHAFLHVDREGALAQARAVDEKRAKGEKLGPLAGVPLALKDIFTTEGIPTTVGSKILEGWIPPYDATVTRRLKAADVVILGKTNMDEFAMGSSTENSAYGPTGNPWDLTRIPGGSGGGSSAALAAYEAPLAIGTDTGGSIRQPAAVTATVGVKPTYGGVSRYGMVAFSSSLDQGGPCARTVLDAALLHEVIAGHDPLDSTSIDAPVPPVVEAARNGSVAGMRVGVVKQFRGEGYQAGVVQRFDESVELLKELGAEIVELDCPSFDLALSAYYLIAPSECSSNLARFDAMRYGLRVGDDGTKSAEDVTALTREAGFGDEVKRRIMLGTYALSSGYYDAYYGSAQKVRTLITRDFEKAFEQVDVIVSPTTPTTAFPIGERADDPMAMYLADLCTIPTNLAGNAAMSLPCGLAPEDGLPVGLQIIAPAMKDDRLYKVGAAVEAAFVERWGHPLLEEAPSL